The following are encoded together in the bacterium genome:
- a CDS encoding tetratricopeptide repeat protein has product MVGAGLALSPDGPPRPCAKALVGAGTLAGTLGDYPAARGFLQNALKLAVGDPVTTTRALTRLGMVAMFADDISGARALQERSLALCREIQDLRWQALTLFLLGLARMLLGDLDRAEATLTESLDLCRTVGNGA; this is encoded by the coding sequence GTGGTTGGAGCAGGCCTCGCGCTGAGCCCGGATGGCCCGCCGCGGCCCTGCGCCAAGGCGCTGGTGGGCGCCGGCACCCTTGCCGGGACGCTGGGCGACTACCCGGCAGCCCGGGGGTTCTTGCAAAACGCGTTGAAGCTCGCCGTCGGGGACCCGGTCACGACGACTCGTGCCCTCACCCGGCTTGGCATGGTCGCCATGTTCGCGGATGACATTTCGGGGGCAAGGGCGCTGCAGGAGCGGAGCCTCGCCCTTTGCCGAGAAATCCAGGATCTCCGGTGGCAGGCTCTAACGCTGTTCCTGTTGGGGTTGGCGCGCATGCTTCTTGGAGATCTCGACCGGGCCGAGGCCACCCTCACAGAAAGCCTGGACCTCTGCCGCACCGTGGGAAACGGCGCCTGA